A portion of the Acidihalobacter yilgarnensis genome contains these proteins:
- a CDS encoding methyltransferase domain-containing protein, translating into MSQEPIEQWMQRVADATGPLVEQSPDHRWLLRQSLYTHFQRLVTLTSLGEMSGPILDVGAGTGALTLDLAWHASPDTQIKAVDNDPKALALLHALAMSLGVSVEIQLGQASTLPAETASQALTVARYVFQHLPQPEIALAEMCRVTQPGGRVLIIDVDDGVALGEPPESPHLDGLREAIRTLQSRRGGNRRIGRHLYRLMRDAGLEAIQIILMPRVRLGLQHGRSADMELHQIERLLAERDDLIAADLITAEAFDLGVTALRQSFAEDRFELDADFIAIGRMPSADSPS; encoded by the coding sequence ATGTCCCAGGAACCCATTGAACAGTGGATGCAACGCGTCGCCGATGCGACCGGACCTCTCGTGGAGCAATCGCCAGACCACCGCTGGCTGTTGCGACAGAGCCTGTATACGCACTTTCAGCGACTGGTGACCCTGACCAGCCTCGGCGAAATGAGTGGCCCTATTTTGGATGTCGGTGCCGGTACCGGCGCGCTGACCCTCGATCTGGCTTGGCATGCCAGCCCTGATACGCAGATCAAGGCCGTCGACAATGACCCCAAGGCACTCGCACTGCTCCACGCCCTGGCGATGTCGCTAGGCGTCAGCGTCGAGATTCAGCTGGGTCAAGCCTCGACCTTACCGGCCGAAACAGCGAGCCAGGCGTTGACGGTGGCCCGTTACGTCTTCCAACACCTGCCTCAACCCGAAATCGCACTGGCCGAAATGTGCCGCGTCACCCAACCGGGCGGACGCGTGCTGATTATTGACGTGGACGACGGTGTCGCTTTGGGCGAGCCGCCGGAATCCCCTCATCTGGATGGACTGCGCGAGGCCATTCGCACGCTGCAATCCAGGCGCGGCGGCAATCGTCGTATCGGTCGACATCTTTATCGACTCATGCGCGACGCGGGACTCGAAGCCATTCAGATCATCCTCATGCCCCGCGTCAGATTGGGTCTGCAACATGGGCGAAGCGCTGATATGGAACTGCATCAGATCGAACGCCTGCTCGCCGAGCGCGACGATCTCATCGCTGCCGACCTGATCACCGCCGAGGCTTTCGATCTCGGCGTCACGGCTCTCCGGCAGAGTTTTGCCGAGGATCGTTTCGAGCTCGACGCGGACTTCATCGCCATTGGCCGAATGCCATCTGCCGACTCGCCGTCATAA
- a CDS encoding transglycosylase SLT domain-containing protein, translated as MRAVLPRVLVVLALMITGLSTSVASADSAAQFKAALDALSTNQLDRFEALSRPLIGNILYPYLRYAYLEHEIEHVHRADIDAFLKANAKLPISNALHSDWLLELARRQDWTTFIAEDTGSGGGSRLACARVQALAATGHVDKALTLAKQLWLAGYSQPQSCDPVFSLLTQHDLLTPTLIRQRLLLALDARNISLARFLARKLPSAEQPLAARWLQVYETPSSLLGQPLHTLGPAPERDRILLAAFDHFARRDPAQARHLWVQVAIGKPTLPPAIRDEINRDIALNAAWDGLPQAQAWLDALPKGATNDIVRVWRVRVALRNGNWMATLKHIRAMPSAQRAEPNWQYWEARSLAALGQPAAAEKIARPLAKRFSYYGFLAADFLQSPYATGKPLPPTDPALQHKIAAHYLVRVAFALEKVDQHADAKAAWRAALRRFNAQERFAAAELAYRRGWAYGTYAAAARAGIRNASRLMFPFDQMPHIQAAASHNGLKPGLLLAVMRQESAFQTSVCSDKGACGLLQLLPSTACWIGRQTGLGDLTCSLKALSKPSVNIRAGANYLAYLFKQFDNDAVLALAAYNAGPRTVNRWLSAPAATKPGSARWLATLPYGETRNYVEAVLFNRVVYTRRLGPRSEVKGIQTAPRFASAKQDHRLADALLPQSLTPGVVR; from the coding sequence ATGCGAGCCGTCCTGCCAAGGGTGCTGGTCGTACTAGCGCTCATGATCACCGGCTTGAGCACGTCGGTCGCATCCGCCGACTCTGCCGCGCAGTTCAAGGCAGCGCTGGATGCTCTGTCCACCAATCAACTTGATCGCTTCGAGGCGCTATCGCGCCCATTGATCGGCAATATTCTCTATCCCTATCTGCGCTACGCCTATCTCGAACATGAGATCGAGCACGTGCACCGCGCCGACATCGATGCCTTTCTCAAAGCCAATGCCAAATTGCCGATCAGCAACGCGTTGCACAGCGACTGGTTATTGGAACTCGCCCGCCGTCAAGACTGGACCACGTTCATCGCCGAAGATACCGGCAGCGGTGGCGGTAGCCGCCTGGCCTGTGCACGCGTGCAGGCACTCGCCGCAACTGGCCACGTCGACAAGGCGCTGACGCTCGCAAAACAGCTATGGTTGGCCGGCTACTCGCAACCGCAGAGCTGCGACCCCGTATTCAGCCTGCTCACGCAGCATGATCTGCTCACGCCAACCCTGATCCGCCAGCGCCTTTTGCTTGCCCTCGACGCACGCAACATCAGCTTGGCCCGCTTTCTGGCACGCAAGCTACCGAGCGCCGAACAACCACTGGCGGCTCGATGGCTGCAGGTCTATGAAACGCCGTCGAGCCTACTAGGCCAGCCGCTCCATACGCTCGGGCCGGCACCAGAACGCGACCGCATACTGCTTGCGGCGTTCGACCACTTCGCACGCCGAGACCCTGCACAAGCTCGGCACCTCTGGGTACAAGTCGCCATAGGCAAACCGACGCTGCCACCTGCGATACGCGATGAAATCAACCGCGACATCGCCCTCAACGCTGCCTGGGACGGACTACCCCAGGCACAGGCTTGGCTTGACGCCCTACCGAAAGGCGCCACGAACGATATCGTGCGCGTCTGGCGTGTGCGCGTTGCGCTCCGCAACGGCAATTGGATGGCCACCCTGAAGCACATTCGCGCGATGCCATCGGCACAACGCGCGGAACCGAACTGGCAATACTGGGAAGCCCGCTCGCTCGCCGCCCTTGGCCAGCCGGCGGCGGCGGAAAAAATTGCCCGTCCCCTGGCCAAGCGATTCAGTTATTACGGTTTCCTCGCCGCCGATTTCCTGCAAAGCCCATATGCCACCGGCAAGCCGCTACCGCCAACCGATCCCGCGTTGCAGCACAAGATTGCCGCCCATTATCTGGTTCGCGTGGCCTTCGCGCTTGAGAAAGTCGATCAGCATGCGGATGCCAAAGCCGCCTGGCGTGCTGCCCTGCGTCGCTTCAATGCCCAAGAACGGTTCGCGGCCGCCGAGCTGGCCTACCGGCGCGGCTGGGCCTACGGCACCTACGCCGCTGCCGCACGCGCCGGCATCCGCAATGCCTCACGATTGATGTTCCCCTTCGATCAAATGCCCCACATACAGGCCGCCGCCAGTCACAACGGACTCAAGCCGGGCCTATTGCTCGCGGTCATGCGCCAGGAAAGCGCCTTCCAAACCAGCGTCTGCTCGGACAAAGGGGCTTGCGGACTGCTCCAGCTGTTGCCAAGCACCGCCTGCTGGATCGGCCGACAGACCGGGCTTGGAGATCTAACCTGCAGCCTGAAGGCGCTCTCAAAACCCTCGGTCAACATTCGCGCAGGCGCAAACTATCTTGCCTATTTGTTCAAGCAATTCGACAACGACGCTGTACTGGCCCTGGCCGCCTACAATGCCGGTCCGCGCACCGTGAATCGTTGGTTATCCGCTCCGGCAGCAACCAAGCCCGGCTCGGCCCGCTGGCTGGCGACACTGCCCTACGGCGAGACCCGCAACTACGTCGAGGCCGTCCTGTTCAACCGAGTGGTCTATACACGACGCCTCGGACCGAGGTCCGAAGTAAAGGGGATCCAGACTGCGCCGAGATTCGCGTCCGCCAAGCAAGACCATCGTCTGGCGGACGCGCTGCTACCCCAGAGTCTCACCCCTGGGGTTGTGCGTTGA
- a CDS encoding DsrE family protein, whose translation MNRKIRLVLPVLALFAWAAFQPAQAENWSLFKNYNYDKPEFVHSLPFAKEHVVIQVSQADPKRWNLVLNNAANVLNYFGPDKVQVVVVAYGPGLKMLFKNSKMAARIQSLNAEGVEFDACHNTMLGFKKKLGHLPKLVDSAVVVPGGIVRIMQLEAHGFRYIKP comes from the coding sequence ATGAACCGCAAGATCCGTTTGGTATTACCCGTGTTGGCCTTGTTCGCGTGGGCCGCTTTCCAGCCTGCGCAGGCCGAAAACTGGTCGCTGTTCAAAAACTACAACTACGACAAGCCGGAATTCGTCCATTCCCTCCCGTTTGCCAAGGAACATGTGGTGATTCAGGTGAGTCAAGCCGATCCAAAACGCTGGAATCTGGTACTCAACAACGCCGCCAACGTACTCAATTACTTTGGTCCAGATAAGGTTCAGGTGGTTGTGGTGGCCTATGGCCCTGGGCTAAAAATGCTCTTTAAGAACAGCAAGATGGCTGCCCGTATCCAAAGTCTTAACGCCGAGGGCGTGGAATTCGACGCCTGTCACAACACCATGCTCGGGTTCAAGAAAAAGCTGGGCCATTTGCCCAAGCTGGTGGATTCTGCGGTGGTCGTGCCGGGCGGTATCGTGCGCATCATGCAGCTTGAGGCGCATGGTTTCCGCTATATCAAGCCCTGA